The genomic segment ACCGCCGGAGTTGAAAGGAATCGACCTGGCCAGGCAGGCTGAGGCAGGCAAAACCAGGTTGAGATAGATCCTGGCGAAAGACTTTGGTCGCCACCCAGTCTGGCAGTGCCGAAGGCAGGGTTGCCTCCGCGTCGAGGTGAAGATGGCAGTCTTCAGGCTTCTAAAAAGCAGGCATCATCCATGCTACTTCGAAGGGAGTGGCTCTGTCCAGGTTCTGTTGGCTTCATCGGACTCCTGACTTGCTTCCCCCCTTCATCCGGCTAGTATCTTCTTCCCTCAACTATGGCCACTAAGACTGCTCCTTCCGCCAAATCTGCTGATGCACCGATCAATGCCAAACTGACTGCGGCAGACAAGATTGAACTGTATCGCAAGATGGTGCGGGTGCGTCGTTTTGAGCAGGTTTCCCTCCAGCATTATCAGGCCGGTCGCATGGGTGGTTTCCTCCACCTTTACATCGGCCAGGAATCTGTGGCGATTGGTTGTACTTCCCTGATGGGTGAAAACGATCATGTGATCACGGCTTATCGCGACCACGCCCACGCTCTCGGAGTCGGCATGTCCATGAATGAGTGCATGGCGGAACTTTTTGGCAAGGCCACCGGTTGCTCCAAAGGCAAGGGCGGCTCGATGCACTACTTTGCGCCGGATAAGAATTACTGGGGTGGCCACGGCATTGTCGCTGGGCAGACCCCTCTCGGCCTGGGCCTCGCTTATGGCCTCAAGTATCGTGGCCTCAAAGGCGCAGCGATGTGTTTTCTGGGCGACGGCGCTGTGAACCAGGGTGCATTCCATGAATCCCTGAACTTGGCGGCCCTTTGGGATCTGCCGGTCATTTACGTTATCGAAAACAACGGCTACTCCATGGGCACCAGCCAGGAGCGCTCCTCCGCCTACAATGAGAATCTGGCCAAGCGTGCCGAAGGTTATGGCATGGCCTGGGATTCATTCGTCGGTGAAGACCTCTACGACGTGCGCGCCCACGTGCAGGTGGCGATTGACCGCGCTCACAATGAGAGCAAGCCGACGATGCTGGAAATCGCCACCTATCGCTGGGAAGGCCATTCCGTGGCAGATGCGAACAAGCTCAAGTATCGCACCAAGGAAGAAGTGGAGAAGTACCAGAAGGAGCACGATCCGATTCAGGTCTGGAAGCGCAACCTCCTTTCGGAAGGTGTGGCGACGGAAGACGAGCTGAAGAAGATCGACCGCGAAGCTCAGGCAGAAGCAGAAGCTTCGGCAGAGTTCGCCAAGGTCAGCCCCTATCCGGAGCCTGAAGCCATCTTCGAAGACGTGTACTGGGAAGTGGACAACAAAACGGAAGCAGGTGCAACCGGACGCCACTTCTTCAACGATTGACACGCTTTTGGTTAGGCCGCAGGCGCTAAAGAATGCGCTTACTGCGGCCTTTGGCATAAAAGTATCCGATTCGGGCATCACGTCAGAAGAAAGGTTGCACCTTGTCTGTCGTATTGAGTAAGTTGTGATTTACCGCGACGTGCGGAGCGAATCCGCGTGCCCAAACCTAACCCTATCTTCGTCATGAACTCAGCAAACACCAGCCGCCGCACGTTCCTGCGCGGCACGATCGCCGGAGCTGCCGGCCTTGCCACTTTGCCCACCTGGGCGAAACCCCTCGGTGCCAACGGTGAAGTCCGTGTTGCCGTCATCGGCTTCAAATCCCGTGGTTCCGGCCACATCGGCAGCCTGCTGAAGATCCCAGGCGTGCGTCTGGTCGCCCTTTGCGATGTGGACAGCGAAGTGATGGCCAAGCAGGTGGCCGCCCTCGGCAAGCGTGAGACGCCGATCAAGGTGAAGCAGTACAAGGACTTCCGCGAGTGCTGCGCCGATCCGGACATTGATGCCGTGACCATCGCCACCCCGAACCACAGCCACACGCTGATCGCTCTGACTGCGATCGCCAATGGCAAGCATGTGTATGTCGAGAAGCCTGTCTCCCACAACATGTGGGAAGGCCGCAAGCTGGTGGACGCCGCCGCCATCGCCGAGAAAAAAGGCTTGGTGGTGCAGCACGGCATGCAGCGCCGTTCCGACCTCGGTTGGGCCTCCGCCATGGAGTACATCAAGAGCGGCCAGATCGGCAAGACCACCCTGAGCCGTGGCATCAATTACAAGGCCCGCAAGAGCATCGGCAAGCTGGATGCCCCAGTGCCTGCGAAGGACGTTTTTGCCGCCGGCACCTTCAAGGGTGTGGATGGCAAGGCCAGCCAGGGCGAGCTCGACTACAAACTCTGGTCTGCACCGCGCCCGATGCTGCCGGTGAACCGCTCCCAGTTCCACTATGACTGGCATTGGCAGTGGGCCTATGGCAATGGCGACATTGGCAACCAGGGACCACACCAGCTCGACGTCGCCCGCTGGGGCCTGGGCAATCCTTCCGTTCTGCCGAAGCGTGTGATGAGCTTTGGTGGCCGCTGGGGCTACGATGACGATGGCGAGACGGCCAACAACCAGATGGCCTTCTATGACTATGCTGAAGGTGCGCCTCTGCTGTTCGACAACCGCGGTCTGCCGATGAAGGACATGAATTGGGCCAAGGGCGCAGAGCCCGTCTATCGCATCAATGGCAAGACCTCCGCCCCTCGTATCGGCAATGTCATCCATTGCGAAGGCGGCTTTGTTGCGGAGTCCAAGGCTTACGACAACGACGGCAAGGCGATCCATAAGTTTGAAAACTTCCAGGATGGTCCTGACCACATGCTGAACTTCATCAACTCGGTCCGCGCCGGCAAGCTGACGAAGGATGTGCTGCACGTCTCCCACGGCTACCATGCGGCAGCCCTGGCCCAGATGGCCAACATCTCCTACCGCCTCGGCAAGCAGATCTCCAACGACGAAGTCAAGGAGCGCCTCAGCAACAGCAAGGCCGCCCAGGAAACCTTCGATCACTTCGTGGAAAACCTGGTCGCCAACAAGATCGACATGAAGGCCGAGATGGCCCAGGTCGGCCCATGGCTGGACTTCGATCCTGTGGCTGAGAAGTTCACCGGTGAATTCGCTGAAGAAGCCAACAAGCTAGCCAATGGCGAATATGCCGCTGGCTTTGAATTGCCTGTGATCAGCTAAGTCTTACGAAGACATTCTTGAGAACGCGGAACCTGGAAACAGGTTCCGCGTTTTTTGTTAGGCGTTGGGCGTTTCTCCCGTTGGAGCCCTTCAATCCTTTTGTGATGCGCTCTGGACATGAGGAGGTGTGGAGCGGTGGAGTGGTTTTCGGCGTGTCGATCTGTCCTGGCATCTTTCCCAGACTGACGGCGGGACGCCGTCACACCTTGAACC from the Prosthecobacter algae genome contains:
- a CDS encoding Gfo/Idh/MocA family oxidoreductase — its product is MNSANTSRRTFLRGTIAGAAGLATLPTWAKPLGANGEVRVAVIGFKSRGSGHIGSLLKIPGVRLVALCDVDSEVMAKQVAALGKRETPIKVKQYKDFRECCADPDIDAVTIATPNHSHTLIALTAIANGKHVYVEKPVSHNMWEGRKLVDAAAIAEKKGLVVQHGMQRRSDLGWASAMEYIKSGQIGKTTLSRGINYKARKSIGKLDAPVPAKDVFAAGTFKGVDGKASQGELDYKLWSAPRPMLPVNRSQFHYDWHWQWAYGNGDIGNQGPHQLDVARWGLGNPSVLPKRVMSFGGRWGYDDDGETANNQMAFYDYAEGAPLLFDNRGLPMKDMNWAKGAEPVYRINGKTSAPRIGNVIHCEGGFVAESKAYDNDGKAIHKFENFQDGPDHMLNFINSVRAGKLTKDVLHVSHGYHAAALAQMANISYRLGKQISNDEVKERLSNSKAAQETFDHFVENLVANKIDMKAEMAQVGPWLDFDPVAEKFTGEFAEEANKLANGEYAAGFELPVIS
- the pdhA gene encoding pyruvate dehydrogenase (acetyl-transferring) E1 component subunit alpha, encoding MATKTAPSAKSADAPINAKLTAADKIELYRKMVRVRRFEQVSLQHYQAGRMGGFLHLYIGQESVAIGCTSLMGENDHVITAYRDHAHALGVGMSMNECMAELFGKATGCSKGKGGSMHYFAPDKNYWGGHGIVAGQTPLGLGLAYGLKYRGLKGAAMCFLGDGAVNQGAFHESLNLAALWDLPVIYVIENNGYSMGTSQERSSAYNENLAKRAEGYGMAWDSFVGEDLYDVRAHVQVAIDRAHNESKPTMLEIATYRWEGHSVADANKLKYRTKEEVEKYQKEHDPIQVWKRNLLSEGVATEDELKKIDREAQAEAEASAEFAKVSPYPEPEAIFEDVYWEVDNKTEAGATGRHFFND